The Croceicoccus marinus genome contains a region encoding:
- the efp gene encoding elongation factor P gives MKISGVDIRPGNILEYEGGIWKVAKIQHTQPGKGGAYMQVEMKNLQDGRKTNVRFRSADTIERVRLDTKDFQFLYAEGDMLVFMDTETYEQINLPADLLGDAAAFLEDGMQVTLELWEEKPISVQLPEQIEATIVEADAVVKGQTASSSYKPAVLENGVRVMVPPHIESGTRIVVDVYERTYVSKAG, from the coding sequence ATGAAGATCAGCGGCGTGGACATCCGTCCCGGCAATATCCTGGAATATGAAGGCGGCATCTGGAAGGTCGCCAAGATCCAGCACACCCAGCCCGGCAAGGGCGGCGCCTACATGCAGGTCGAGATGAAGAACCTGCAGGACGGCCGCAAGACCAACGTCCGCTTCCGCAGCGCCGACACGATCGAGCGCGTGCGCCTCGACACCAAGGATTTCCAGTTCCTCTATGCCGAGGGCGACATGCTCGTGTTCATGGACACCGAGACATACGAACAGATCAACCTGCCCGCCGACCTCCTCGGCGATGCGGCCGCGTTCCTGGAAGACGGCATGCAGGTCACGCTGGAACTGTGGGAGGAAAAGCCCATCTCGGTCCAGCTGCCCGAACAGATCGAGGCCACCATCGTCGAGGCCGACGCCGTGGTGAAGGGCCAGACCGCGTCCTCCAGCTACAAGCCCGCCGTGCTTGAAAACGGCGTGCGCGTGATGGTCCCGCCGCACATCGAAAGCGGCACGCGCATCGTCGTCGACGTGTATGAGCGGACCTACGTTAGCAAAGCCGGCTAA
- a CDS encoding inositol monophosphatase family protein yields the protein MAVSGIIRVLERAARKAGSRLRRDFGEVEHLQVSRKGPADFVSKADEAAERILWDELRAARPDWGFLLEEAGEIKGDETKPRFIIDPLDGTTNFLHGMPHFAISIAVQEPKLDGSGWGEVTAALVYQPITDESFWAEKSRGAWLHDARLRVSARRDLSESLIATGIPFGGHGNFPEWQKIAGAIGPRVAGIRRFGSAALDLAWVAAGRYEGFWESGLKPWDSAAGCLLVREAGGFVSDWRGRSLPVCDQTILAGNDTLHSRLHKLLIGALKGD from the coding sequence ATGGCAGTTTCCGGTATCATTCGCGTGCTAGAGCGCGCCGCCCGCAAGGCGGGTTCGCGCCTGCGCCGCGATTTCGGCGAGGTTGAGCATCTGCAGGTCAGCCGCAAGGGCCCTGCCGATTTCGTGTCCAAGGCGGACGAGGCGGCAGAGCGCATCCTGTGGGACGAGCTGCGCGCCGCGCGCCCCGACTGGGGCTTCCTTCTGGAAGAAGCGGGCGAGATCAAGGGCGACGAGACCAAGCCGCGCTTCATCATCGACCCGCTCGACGGGACGACCAACTTCCTCCACGGCATGCCGCATTTCGCGATCTCGATCGCGGTGCAGGAACCCAAGCTCGACGGATCGGGCTGGGGCGAGGTGACCGCCGCGCTGGTCTATCAGCCGATCACCGACGAAAGCTTCTGGGCGGAAAAGAGCCGCGGGGCGTGGCTGCACGATGCGCGCCTGCGCGTATCGGCCCGGCGCGACCTGTCCGAATCGCTGATCGCCACCGGCATCCCGTTCGGCGGCCACGGCAATTTCCCCGAATGGCAGAAGATCGCGGGCGCCATCGGTCCGCGCGTCGCGGGCATCCGCCGCTTCGGCTCGGCCGCGCTCGACCTCGCCTGGGTGGCGGCCGGTCGGTACGAGGGCTTCTGGGAATCGGGCCTCAAGCCCTGGGACAGCGCCGCGGGCTGCCTGCTGGTGCGCGAGGCTGGCGGCTTCGTCTCCGACTGGCGCGGGCGTTCGCTGCCGGTGTGCGACCAGACGATCCTGGCGGGCAACGACACGCTGCATTCGCGCCTGCACAAGCTGCTCATCGGCGCTCTCAAGGGAGACTGA
- a CDS encoding adenine phosphoribosyltransferase, protein MTIQEAPNADLAELIRTIPDHPKPGIVFRDISTLMLDGGAFAATIDRMADALARANGGDPPELIAGIEARGFVFASALAYRLGAGVLMMRKRGRLPGPSVSIEYALEYGTDMLEMHDDACGPGASVVLVDDLIATGGTALAAVELLEGRGAHVRQALFVIDLPELGGAQRLRDAGVAVHSLIGFDGD, encoded by the coding sequence ATGACCATACAAGAAGCGCCCAATGCCGACCTGGCAGAGCTGATCCGCACCATACCCGACCACCCCAAGCCGGGAATCGTCTTTCGCGACATCTCGACGCTGATGCTGGACGGCGGGGCGTTCGCGGCCACGATCGACCGTATGGCCGATGCGCTGGCCAGGGCGAACGGCGGCGATCCGCCCGAACTGATCGCGGGGATCGAGGCGCGCGGCTTCGTCTTCGCCTCGGCCCTTGCCTACCGGCTGGGAGCGGGCGTGCTGATGATGCGGAAGCGCGGCAGGCTGCCCGGCCCCAGCGTGTCGATCGAATATGCGCTGGAATACGGCACCGACATGCTGGAGATGCACGACGACGCCTGCGGCCCCGGCGCGTCCGTCGTGCTGGTCGACGACCTGATCGCGACCGGCGGCACGGCGCTGGCGGCGGTGGAGCTGCTGGAAGGGCGCGGCGCGCATGTCCGCCAGGCGCTGTTCGTCATCGACCTGCCCGAACTGGGCGGCGCGCAGCGGCTGCGCGATGCCGGGGTCGCGGTCCATTCGCTGATCGGGTTCGACGGGGATTGA
- a CDS encoding cytochrome ubiquinol oxidase subunit I: MFEGLDALLLARAQFAFTVSFHFIFPSFSIGLASYLAVLEGMWLWTGRERYLDLFRFWLKIFAIAFAMGVVSGIVMSYQFGTNWSVFSDRAGPVIGPLMAYEVLTAFFLEAGFLGVMLFGMERVGRKLHFAATLMVALGTFISAFWILSVNSWMHTPTGFEMGANGQFLPGDSWLEIIFNPSFPYRLVHTGIAAYLTTALVVGGVGAWHLLKDRTNKQARTMFSMAMGMVVVVAPIQIFAGDMHGLNTLEHQPAKVMAMEGHFESHPGGAPLILFGVPDSEEETVHYAVEIPKLSSLILKHDLDAPLAGLDTIPRDERPPVEVVFWSFRIMVGLGFAMLGLGLWSLLARVKGRLFEWSWLHRAAVLMGPAGFVAVIAGWFTTEVGRQPYTIYGLLRTEDSASPLAAPALGASLTAFVLIYFAVFGVGVWYILRLMSATPHSHEPAMQRGDQGPIRTAGITPGPAQQDLPAETSDTPPMEEERD; encoded by the coding sequence ATGTTCGAAGGACTCGACGCTCTGTTACTTGCGCGGGCGCAATTCGCGTTCACCGTCAGTTTCCATTTCATCTTCCCCTCGTTCTCGATCGGGCTGGCCAGCTATCTCGCCGTGCTCGAAGGGATGTGGCTGTGGACGGGGCGGGAACGCTATCTCGACCTGTTCCGGTTCTGGCTGAAGATCTTCGCGATCGCCTTTGCCATGGGCGTCGTGTCGGGCATCGTGATGAGCTATCAGTTTGGCACCAACTGGTCGGTTTTCTCCGACCGGGCGGGGCCGGTGATCGGCCCGCTGATGGCTTACGAGGTGCTGACCGCCTTCTTCCTGGAAGCCGGCTTCCTGGGCGTCATGCTGTTCGGGATGGAGCGCGTGGGGCGCAAGCTGCATTTCGCCGCGACGCTGATGGTGGCGCTGGGCACCTTCATCAGCGCGTTCTGGATCCTGTCGGTCAACAGCTGGATGCACACGCCCACCGGTTTCGAGATGGGCGCCAACGGGCAGTTCCTGCCGGGCGACAGCTGGCTGGAGATCATCTTCAACCCCAGCTTCCCCTATCGCCTGGTCCATACCGGCATCGCCGCCTATCTGACGACCGCGCTGGTCGTGGGCGGCGTGGGCGCGTGGCACCTGCTGAAGGACAGGACCAACAAGCAGGCGCGGACCATGTTCTCGATGGCGATGGGCATGGTCGTGGTGGTCGCGCCGATCCAGATCTTCGCGGGCGACATGCACGGGTTGAACACGCTTGAGCACCAGCCCGCCAAGGTCATGGCGATGGAAGGCCATTTCGAAAGCCATCCGGGCGGCGCGCCGCTGATCCTGTTCGGGGTTCCCGACAGCGAGGAGGAGACGGTGCATTACGCGGTCGAGATCCCCAAGCTGTCCTCGCTGATCCTGAAGCACGACCTGGATGCGCCGCTGGCGGGGCTGGATACGATCCCGCGCGATGAACGCCCGCCGGTCGAAGTGGTGTTCTGGAGCTTTCGCATCATGGTCGGGCTGGGCTTCGCGATGCTGGGCCTTGGGCTGTGGAGCCTGCTGGCCCGCGTCAAGGGCCGCCTGTTCGAATGGAGCTGGCTGCACCGCGCGGCGGTACTGATGGGCCCCGCCGGTTTCGTCGCGGTGATCGCGGGCTGGTTCACGACCGAGGTCGGGCGGCAGCCCTATACCATCTATGGCCTGCTGCGGACCGAAGATTCGGCCAGCCCGCTGGCGGCCCCCGCGCTGGGCGCTTCGTTGACGGCATTCGTGCTGATCTATTTCGCGGTGTTCGGCGTGGGCGTGTGGTACATATTGCGCCTGATGTCGGCCACGCCGCACAGCCATGAACCCGCGATGCAGCGCGGCGACCAGGGTCCGATCCGCACCGCAGGCATCACCCCCGGCCCCGCGCAGCAGGACCTGCCTGCCGAGACCAGCGACACCCCGCCGATGGAAGAGGAGCGCGACTGA
- the prsK gene encoding XrtA/PEP-CTERM system histidine kinase PrsK: MTVPGLPGWSAVAGVTAALGALACLLAPLLLRDRGRSAGLRAVIVGALGAAGIVLVTGVAPDIDPRLAWLVETPRNLAFLALIGVLLSAEGRHASLTLLRPMLFALTFAELAHLPLMVLTEWFRYPQALALIMDMAALFRMIFAVGMLVLIHNLFAGTEPEQRSRLGPVTTALVLGWGVELNLYALTYLSGAMPPAMLAVRGLAWCAVAVLLYRDGRAQPERRFAPSRSVTFQSLSLLVIAFYLLGIFALDTALGAFDIDMGVASQFFAIVLTMLIALLLASRGLRAMLRDAISRNLFRHRFDYRAEWLRFARMMGEQGRGAPPVGIRAVQALAEIVDSPAGLLLSPDEDGHLALAARWQWPDAEIPANALPADALRAMEEAEDVLALDTLRGGDAAPIAHFVPAWLLDDARAWLLVPLLLDGRMAGAVVLARPAFARKLDWEDHDLLRIVGQQLAVHLSEQAAQRALLDAGRFDEFNRRMAFVMHDIKNLASQLNLTVSNAERHMENPAFRADMLTTLRNATGRMEALLARLSHYGAKGEGRIEPMCPHDLALQIFGALPHRGRVRIAPSGRVPVLADREGLEQVLRHLVQNAIDASPPQGEVAITIRQGRSEAAIEIADSGCGMSAQFIRSELFAPFVSTKPDGFGIGAFEAREMVRAMKGRLDVASREGEGTRFTIRLPLAEPAAEPAAEPAADPAANPGQPDRKVA; the protein is encoded by the coding sequence ATGACCGTGCCCGGCCTGCCGGGCTGGAGCGCCGTCGCGGGCGTCACCGCGGCGCTCGGCGCACTCGCCTGCCTGCTTGCGCCGCTGCTGCTGCGCGACCGGGGCCGCAGCGCGGGCCTGCGCGCGGTGATCGTCGGCGCGCTGGGCGCGGCGGGCATCGTGCTGGTGACCGGCGTCGCGCCCGACATCGACCCGCGCCTCGCCTGGCTGGTCGAGACACCGCGCAACCTGGCCTTCCTCGCGCTGATCGGAGTGCTGCTCTCGGCAGAGGGGCGCCATGCAAGTTTGACCCTGCTGCGCCCGATGCTGTTCGCGCTGACCTTTGCCGAACTGGCTCACCTGCCGCTGATGGTGCTGACCGAATGGTTCCGCTACCCGCAGGCGCTGGCGCTGATCATGGACATGGCCGCGCTGTTCCGCATGATCTTCGCGGTCGGCATGCTGGTGCTGATCCACAATCTCTTCGCGGGCACCGAACCCGAACAAAGGTCCCGCCTGGGCCCTGTCACCACCGCGCTGGTGCTGGGCTGGGGGGTAGAGCTCAATCTCTATGCGCTCACCTATCTGTCGGGCGCGATGCCGCCGGCGATGCTGGCGGTGCGCGGCCTGGCGTGGTGCGCCGTGGCGGTGCTGCTCTACCGCGACGGGCGCGCGCAGCCCGAACGGCGCTTTGCGCCGTCGCGGTCGGTGACGTTCCAGTCGCTCTCGCTGCTGGTGATCGCGTTCTACCTGCTGGGCATATTCGCGCTCGACACCGCGCTGGGCGCGTTCGACATCGACATGGGGGTCGCCAGCCAGTTCTTCGCCATCGTGCTGACCATGCTGATCGCGCTGCTGCTCGCCTCGCGCGGGCTGCGTGCGATGCTGCGCGATGCGATCAGCCGCAACCTGTTTCGCCACCGCTTCGACTACCGCGCCGAATGGCTGCGCTTTGCCCGCATGATGGGCGAGCAGGGTCGCGGCGCACCGCCCGTCGGCATTCGCGCGGTGCAGGCGCTGGCCGAGATCGTCGACAGCCCCGCCGGCCTGCTGCTCTCGCCGGACGAGGACGGCCATCTCGCTCTCGCCGCGCGCTGGCAATGGCCGGATGCCGAGATTCCGGCCAACGCGCTGCCCGCCGACGCCCTGCGCGCCATGGAGGAAGCCGAGGACGTGCTCGCCCTCGACACGCTGCGGGGCGGCGATGCCGCGCCCATCGCGCATTTCGTCCCGGCATGGCTGCTGGACGATGCGCGCGCCTGGCTACTGGTGCCGCTGCTGCTCGACGGGCGCATGGCGGGCGCGGTGGTGCTGGCGCGCCCCGCCTTCGCGCGCAAGCTGGACTGGGAGGATCACGACCTGCTGCGCATCGTCGGCCAGCAGCTGGCGGTGCACCTGTCCGAACAGGCCGCCCAGCGCGCCCTGCTGGACGCCGGCCGGTTCGATGAGTTCAACCGCCGCATGGCCTTCGTCATGCACGACATCAAGAATCTGGCCAGCCAGCTGAACCTGACCGTCAGCAATGCCGAACGGCACATGGAAAACCCCGCCTTCCGCGCCGACATGCTGACGACCCTGCGCAATGCGACGGGCCGGATGGAGGCGCTGCTCGCCCGGCTGTCGCATTATGGCGCCAAAGGGGAAGGGCGGATCGAGCCGATGTGCCCGCACGACCTTGCCCTGCAGATCTTCGGCGCGCTGCCGCACCGGGGCCGCGTCCGCATCGCCCCATCGGGCCGCGTTCCCGTGCTGGCCGATCGCGAGGGGCTGGAACAGGTGCTGCGCCATCTGGTGCAGAACGCGATCGACGCCAGCCCGCCGCAGGGCGAAGTCGCCATAACGATCCGACAAGGGCGCAGCGAGGCCGCGATAGAAATCGCGGACAGCGGCTGCGGCATGTCGGCCCAGTTCATCCGCAGCGAACTCTTCGCCCCCTTCGTCTCCACCAAACCCGACGGCTTCGGCATCGGCGCGTTCGAGGCGCGCGAGATGGTGCGCGCGATGAAAGGCCGCCTCGACGTCGCTTCGCGCGAGGGGGAGGGGACGCGCTTCACCATCCGGCTTCCCTTGGCGGAACCTGCTGCCGAACCCGCTGCCGAACCTGCCGCCGACCCCGCCGCGAATCCCGGCCAGCCAGACAGGAAGGTCGCCTGA
- a CDS encoding response regulator transcription factor, with product MPDGATYLDDSGSAIAKLTAEDRAEWLSALAILAPAAMPQGAVWLSASHGEFAAALAEADAMGARAIVLAGRAQTALRREALDAGAFDFLTTGKIDPAELAARLRLLQTGAALPGDLALADRVLRIDGAEHELSEREAGIMAMLIGAKGRFVTHDVLLSLWGEHASDLQYLRVAIRHLRRRIEPEPDLPRYLLSEAAIGYRLAPGIAPITA from the coding sequence ATGCCTGATGGCGCAACCTATCTTGACGATAGTGGTTCCGCGATTGCGAAATTGACTGCCGAGGACCGCGCGGAATGGCTCTCGGCGCTGGCGATTCTCGCGCCCGCGGCGATGCCGCAGGGGGCCGTGTGGCTAAGCGCTTCGCACGGGGAATTCGCGGCGGCGCTGGCCGAGGCCGATGCAATGGGCGCACGCGCCATCGTGCTGGCCGGGCGCGCGCAGACCGCGCTGCGGCGAGAGGCGCTGGACGCGGGTGCGTTCGATTTCCTGACTACCGGCAAGATCGACCCCGCCGAACTGGCGGCGCGGTTGCGGCTGCTGCAGACCGGCGCGGCGCTGCCGGGCGATCTAGCCCTGGCCGACCGGGTGCTGAGGATCGACGGGGCGGAGCACGAGCTGTCGGAGCGCGAAGCGGGCATCATGGCGATGCTGATCGGGGCGAAGGGCCGCTTCGTCACCCATGACGTCCTGCTGTCGCTGTGGGGCGAGCATGCCAGCGACCTGCAATATCTGCGCGTGGCGATCCGCCATCTGCGCCGCCGGATCGAACCGGAACCCGACCTGCCGCGCTATCTGCTGAGCGAGGCGGCGATCGGCTATCGGCTGGCGCCCGGCATCGCGCCCATCACGGCGTGA
- a CDS encoding SLC13 family permease, producing the protein MPGFPTYHALGAMVLTVGMFIAFARGRIPTEIVSLATIALIALGLFFFPLDPLHPTDGLVLAFSGFGHPALITICALMIMGRGLVVTGALEPATRFLDGVWKINTQLGMLVSLLMAMLLSMMVNDTPVLVLLLPIFVALAERGAMAASKTLIPLNAAVLIGGMATTIGTSTNLLVVSIAEDLGMAPMRVFDFTPIVAITALVALPYLWLVMPRLLPDRGTANLRQHRAFAATLRVDDNSDLIGLTPRDLEDQLPDNFRFEGPLDRQITANSRLPVSGSHRALDEAMRLFKARVAPAWVIERLNAAAQSQQADVVVVEMAITPGSRLVGLTIPSSGVAGQFGVAVLGIHQQERSPDRGRHEYSELQLKAGDVLLVMGPISELEEFAETDRLLMLEGAKEVPRRSKAVLAGAIMFGSVATASFGLWPIAIAALGGSIAMFVTGCVKFDRVGRALSANVIVLVAASIAIGRLILESGAAEWLGLVMSSGLQFLPPAAVLAAIMLFVTLLTNFASNAAAATVGTPIAFNIAQTLGLPAEPLILAVLFGCNLCYATPIAYQTNMLIMDEGGYVFSDYLRTGVPLVVLMATTLSVLLVMFYM; encoded by the coding sequence ATGCCCGGTTTTCCAACATATCACGCGCTGGGCGCCATGGTCCTGACCGTGGGCATGTTCATCGCCTTCGCGCGCGGCCGCATCCCGACCGAGATCGTCAGCCTAGCGACCATCGCGCTCATCGCGCTCGGCCTGTTCTTCTTCCCGCTTGATCCGCTGCACCCTACCGACGGGCTGGTGCTGGCGTTTTCGGGCTTTGGCCATCCGGCGCTGATCACGATCTGCGCGCTGATGATCATGGGGCGCGGTCTGGTGGTGACGGGCGCGCTGGAACCGGCGACTCGCTTCCTCGACGGCGTGTGGAAGATCAACACGCAGCTCGGCATGCTGGTGTCGCTGCTGATGGCGATGCTGCTGTCGATGATGGTGAACGACACGCCGGTGCTGGTGCTGCTGCTGCCGATCTTCGTGGCGCTGGCCGAACGCGGCGCGATGGCGGCGTCGAAGACTCTGATCCCGCTGAATGCGGCGGTGCTGATCGGCGGCATGGCGACGACCATCGGCACCTCGACCAACCTGCTGGTCGTCTCCATTGCCGAGGATCTGGGCATGGCGCCGATGCGCGTGTTCGACTTCACGCCCATCGTCGCCATCACGGCGCTGGTGGCGCTGCCCTATCTGTGGTTGGTGATGCCGCGCCTGCTGCCCGACCGCGGCACCGCGAACCTGCGCCAGCACCGCGCCTTTGCCGCGACCTTGCGGGTCGACGACAATTCGGACCTGATCGGCCTGACCCCGCGCGACCTGGAAGACCAGCTGCCCGACAATTTCCGTTTCGAAGGGCCGCTCGACCGCCAGATCACTGCCAATTCGCGCCTGCCCGTCAGCGGCTCACACCGCGCGCTGGATGAAGCGATGCGCCTGTTCAAGGCGCGCGTCGCCCCCGCCTGGGTGATCGAGCGGCTGAACGCCGCCGCCCAGTCGCAGCAGGCCGACGTGGTGGTGGTCGAAATGGCGATCACGCCGGGATCGCGCCTCGTCGGGCTCACCATTCCCTCGTCGGGCGTGGCTGGGCAGTTCGGCGTCGCGGTGCTGGGCATCCACCAGCAGGAACGCAGCCCCGACCGCGGGCGGCACGAATATTCGGAACTCCAGCTCAAGGCAGGCGACGTGCTGCTGGTCATGGGCCCGATTTCCGAGCTTGAGGAATTTGCCGAAACCGACCGCCTGCTCATGCTGGAAGGCGCGAAGGAAGTGCCCCGCCGGTCCAAGGCGGTGCTGGCGGGGGCGATCATGTTCGGATCGGTCGCCACCGCCAGTTTCGGCCTGTGGCCCATCGCCATCGCCGCGCTGGGCGGCTCGATCGCGATGTTCGTCACCGGCTGCGTCAAGTTCGACCGCGTGGGCCGCGCGCTGTCGGCCAATGTCATCGTGCTGGTCGCGGCCAGCATCGCGATCGGGCGGCTGATCCTGGAAAGCGGCGCCGCGGAATGGCTGGGGCTGGTCATGTCGTCGGGGCTGCAGTTCCTGCCGCCCGCGGCCGTGCTGGCGGCGATCATGCTGTTCGTGACGCTGCTGACCAATTTCGCGTCCAACGCCGCGGCGGCCACGGTCGGCACGCCTATCGCCTTCAACATCGCGCAGACGCTGGGCCTGCCGGCGGAGCCGCTGATCCTGGCCGTGCTGTTCGGCTGCAATCTGTGCTACGCGACGCCCATCGCCTATCAGACCAACATGCTGATCATGGACGAGGGCGGGTATGTCTTCAGCGATTACCTGCGCACCGGCGTCCCGCTGGTGGTGCTGATGGCGACCACGCTCTCGGTCCTGCTGGTGATGTTCTACATGTAG
- the cydB gene encoding cytochrome d ubiquinol oxidase subunit II → MAVSVDLTVIWAFIIAFAVFAYVVMDGFDLGIGILFPSIEVGVERDRAMNAIAPVWDGNETWLVLGGGGLFAAFPLAYAVLLPATYPLIIAMLLGLVFRGVAFEFRWRDPRHRPFWDWAFFGGSLVAAMSQGMTLGAMLQGITVVDRSYAGSWFDWLTPYTLLTGAGTVAGYALLGACWLVWKTSGKCQLHAYRMARYACGITVALMGAVSLYNVFLRPEYESRWLSAPEIYYAWPVPIITVFLAAWLWRSLWRGREVLPFWLGISLFAMGMVGLGLTIWPNVVPPSLTIWDAAAPARSQIFMLVGVAITMPLILAYTFWAYWVFRGKVGDEGYH, encoded by the coding sequence ATGGCCGTTTCCGTCGACCTGACCGTGATCTGGGCCTTCATCATCGCCTTTGCCGTCTTCGCCTATGTGGTGATGGACGGGTTCGACCTGGGCATCGGCATATTGTTCCCCTCGATCGAGGTGGGGGTTGAGCGCGACCGCGCGATGAATGCCATCGCGCCGGTGTGGGATGGGAACGAGACCTGGCTGGTGCTGGGCGGCGGCGGGCTGTTCGCGGCCTTTCCGCTGGCCTATGCGGTGCTGCTGCCCGCGACCTATCCGCTGATCATCGCCATGCTGCTGGGGCTGGTGTTCCGCGGCGTCGCGTTCGAGTTTCGCTGGCGCGATCCGCGCCACCGGCCGTTCTGGGACTGGGCGTTCTTCGGCGGGTCGCTGGTGGCGGCCATGTCGCAGGGCATGACCCTGGGCGCGATGCTGCAGGGCATCACGGTGGTGGACCGATCCTATGCCGGCAGCTGGTTCGACTGGCTGACGCCCTACACGCTGCTGACGGGGGCGGGCACGGTCGCGGGCTATGCGCTGCTGGGCGCGTGCTGGCTGGTGTGGAAGACGTCGGGCAAGTGCCAGCTGCACGCCTATCGCATGGCGCGCTATGCGTGCGGGATCACCGTGGCGCTGATGGGGGCGGTGTCGCTGTATAACGTGTTCCTGCGGCCCGAATACGAAAGCCGCTGGCTGTCCGCGCCCGAGATCTATTACGCCTGGCCGGTGCCGATCATCACGGTCTTCCTTGCGGCATGGCTTTGGCGCTCGCTGTGGCGCGGGCGCGAGGTGTTGCCGTTCTGGCTGGGCATCTCGCTGTTCGCGATGGGCATGGTGGGGCTTGGCCTGACGATCTGGCCCAATGTGGTGCCCCCTTCCCTCACCATCTGGGACGCCGCGGCGCCCGCGCGCAGCCAGATCTTCATGCTGGT
- the prsR gene encoding PEP-CTERM-box response regulator transcription factor has translation MSARSGEADKPRLLVVEDDPGLATQLKWAWDEFDVTCVGDRETAIAALRQHEPDVVTLDLGLPPDPDGTREGFAVLDAIMELKPDTKVIVASGHGAAESALRAIERGAYDFYRKPVRIEELALIVRRALHLAALEGENRRLAARVGEDATLLGSIVTGAPEMIRTARTVERIASADVSVLLMGASGTGKELLARGLHAASARARAGLVAINCAAIPEHLLEQELFGYEAGAFEGAHSAREGRIEMAAGGTLFLDEMGELPSAIQARLLRFIETRAVERIGAATAIPVDARLVCATHRDLPAMVAEGAFREDLYFRLAEVVVAIPSLAERAGDAPLLARHFLARFAAEMNPQIKGFAPDALAAIDAWHWPGNVRELENRVKRAVIMADGRLVGAQDLDLAESGDELALALNLKAGREQADRKLIRQALSRSEGNISSTARMLGISRPTLYDLMKQYDLST, from the coding sequence ATGTCCGCCAGATCCGGCGAAGCCGACAAGCCCCGCCTGCTGGTGGTCGAGGATGATCCCGGCCTCGCCACCCAGCTCAAATGGGCGTGGGACGAATTCGACGTGACCTGCGTCGGGGACCGCGAGACCGCCATCGCCGCGCTGCGCCAGCACGAACCCGATGTCGTCACGCTCGACCTGGGCCTGCCGCCCGATCCCGACGGCACCAGGGAGGGGTTCGCCGTGCTCGACGCGATCATGGAGCTGAAGCCCGATACCAAGGTAATCGTCGCCAGCGGTCACGGCGCCGCCGAAAGCGCATTGCGCGCCATCGAACGCGGGGCCTACGATTTCTATCGCAAGCCCGTCAGGATAGAGGAGCTGGCGCTGATCGTGCGCCGCGCGCTCCATCTCGCCGCGCTTGAGGGGGAGAACCGGCGCCTTGCCGCCCGGGTGGGCGAGGATGCGACCCTGCTGGGCAGCATCGTCACCGGCGCGCCCGAAATGATCCGCACCGCCCGCACGGTCGAGCGCATCGCATCCGCCGATGTCTCGGTCCTGCTGATGGGCGCCAGCGGCACCGGCAAGGAATTGCTGGCGCGCGGCCTCCACGCCGCCAGCGCCCGCGCAAGGGCGGGCCTTGTCGCGATCAATTGCGCCGCCATTCCCGAACATCTGCTGGAACAGGAGCTTTTCGGCTATGAGGCGGGCGCGTTCGAGGGCGCGCATTCCGCCCGCGAAGGCCGGATCGAGATGGCGGCGGGGGGCACCTTGTTCCTCGACGAGATGGGCGAGCTGCCTTCCGCCATCCAGGCCCGCCTGCTGCGCTTCATCGAAACCCGCGCGGTCGAACGCATCGGCGCTGCCACCGCGATCCCCGTCGACGCGCGCCTCGTCTGCGCGACCCACCGCGACCTTCCGGCGATGGTCGCCGAGGGTGCGTTTCGCGAAGACCTCTATTTCCGTCTCGCCGAAGTCGTCGTCGCCATCCCCTCGCTGGCCGAGCGCGCGGGCGATGCACCGCTGCTCGCCCGCCACTTCCTCGCGCGCTTCGCGGCAGAGATGAACCCGCAGATCAAGGGTTTCGCGCCCGACGCGCTGGCGGCGATCGACGCCTGGCACTGGCCCGGCAATGTCCGCGAACTGGAAAACCGCGTGAAGCGCGCGGTGATCATGGCCGACGGCAGGCTGGTCGGCGCCCAGGACCTGGACCTTGCCGAATCGGGGGACGAGCTGGCGCTGGCGCTCAACCTCAAGGCCGGGCGCGAACAGGCGGACCGCAAGTTGATTCGCCAGGCGCTGTCACGCAGCGAGGGCAATATTTCGTCGACCGCGCGTATGCTTGGTATCAGCCGTCCGACACTTTATGACCTGATGAAGCAATACGACCTTTCCACTTGA